In Arthrobacter sp. B3I4, the following proteins share a genomic window:
- a CDS encoding enolase C-terminal domain-like protein has product MAVPALSVAEAPITALQATVYTVPTDGPEADGTFSWDSTTMVLVHAAAGGKTGLGWTYAPAAAARLVEGLLGPAVQGVDALDVPAAAAAMARAVRNPGRTGLASYAISAVDCALWDLKARLLDLPLHRLLGGVRDKVDVYGSGGFTTYSDDQLREQLEGWASGQRIPRVKIKIGQDGGTDEPRDLERIRQARAAVGPGTELFVDANGAYTAKQAVRVLRRAAEDHVTWFEEPVSSDDLAGLRVVRGAVDADVAAGEYGTGLPYYQRLCAADAVDCVQADVSRCGGISEWLRIAAVAAAHGLEVSGHCAPHLSAAVAAATPNFRHLEWFHDHVRIENLFFDGTLDPDGGWVRSGPGPGNGLTLRSAAAEPYRVR; this is encoded by the coding sequence ATGGCCGTGCCAGCCCTATCCGTTGCCGAGGCACCCATCACGGCCCTGCAGGCCACCGTCTACACCGTGCCCACCGACGGTCCCGAAGCTGACGGCACGTTCAGCTGGGACTCCACCACCATGGTGCTGGTCCACGCGGCCGCGGGCGGAAAGACCGGACTTGGCTGGACCTACGCCCCGGCGGCGGCGGCGCGGCTGGTTGAAGGGCTTTTGGGCCCCGCCGTCCAGGGCGTCGACGCACTTGACGTGCCCGCCGCAGCAGCGGCGATGGCGCGGGCGGTGCGCAACCCCGGCCGCACGGGCCTGGCGTCCTACGCCATCTCGGCCGTCGACTGCGCGCTCTGGGACCTGAAGGCCCGCCTGCTGGACCTGCCGCTGCACCGGCTCCTCGGAGGAGTCCGGGACAAAGTGGACGTCTACGGAAGCGGGGGGTTCACCACCTATTCGGACGATCAGCTCCGGGAGCAGCTTGAGGGCTGGGCGTCGGGCCAGCGCATTCCCCGGGTGAAGATCAAGATCGGTCAGGACGGCGGAACAGACGAGCCCCGGGACCTGGAGCGCATCCGGCAGGCACGCGCCGCCGTCGGGCCCGGGACGGAACTCTTCGTCGACGCCAACGGCGCCTACACCGCCAAGCAGGCGGTCCGTGTTCTCCGCAGGGCTGCCGAAGACCACGTCACGTGGTTTGAGGAGCCCGTCTCCAGCGACGACCTCGCGGGCCTCCGTGTTGTCCGCGGCGCGGTGGACGCCGACGTTGCCGCGGGTGAATACGGCACCGGGCTCCCCTATTACCAGCGCCTGTGCGCAGCGGACGCTGTGGACTGCGTGCAGGCCGATGTGAGCAGGTGCGGCGGCATCAGCGAATGGCTGCGCATCGCTGCCGTGGCCGCCGCCCACGGGCTGGAAGTTTCGGGGCACTGCGCTCCCCACCTCAGCGCCGCCGTCGCCGCCGCCACCCCCAACTTCCGCCACCTGGAATGGTTCCACGACCACGTCCGCATCGAGAACCTCTTCTTCGACGGCACCCTGGACCCGGATGGCGGGTGGGTGCGGTCCGGACCCGGGCCCGGCAACGGACTGACACTCCGAAGCGCCGCCGCCGAACCTTACCGGGTCCGCTGA
- a CDS encoding ZIP family metal transporter has product MAMWLQAWMWGTIAGAALVVGCALAWKWQIPSKMVSSVMSFGAGVLISALAFGLVQEAVNGGGLWPTIGGFATGAVVYVAANALLALRGAKHRKRSGGKQPSEQQKPGSGTAIAIGALLDGIPESVVLGVGLVTAGAVSPAMLAAVFISNVPEGLSSTAGMKKAGRSAKYVFGVWVGIAVLSGLAALVGFLVLQGAPAQVVAFITAVAAGAILAMLADTMIPEAFEEHHLLTGLIAAVGFLAAFTVDQVGG; this is encoded by the coding sequence ATGGCCATGTGGCTGCAGGCCTGGATGTGGGGCACCATCGCCGGGGCGGCACTGGTTGTGGGATGCGCGCTGGCGTGGAAATGGCAGATCCCGTCCAAGATGGTCTCCTCGGTGATGTCCTTTGGCGCCGGCGTGTTGATCTCGGCCCTCGCCTTCGGACTGGTGCAGGAAGCCGTCAACGGCGGCGGCCTCTGGCCGACGATCGGCGGGTTCGCCACCGGGGCCGTGGTCTACGTCGCCGCCAACGCCTTGCTCGCCCTCAGAGGCGCCAAACACCGCAAGCGCTCCGGCGGGAAGCAACCTTCGGAGCAGCAGAAGCCAGGCAGCGGCACCGCCATCGCAATCGGAGCCCTTTTGGACGGCATTCCGGAGTCGGTGGTGCTGGGCGTGGGGCTGGTGACGGCCGGCGCGGTCAGTCCGGCCATGCTGGCCGCGGTCTTCATTTCCAACGTCCCGGAAGGCCTTTCCAGCACCGCTGGGATGAAGAAGGCCGGACGCAGCGCAAAATATGTGTTCGGAGTGTGGGTCGGCATCGCCGTTCTGTCAGGACTTGCCGCCCTGGTCGGGTTCCTGGTCCTGCAGGGCGCGCCAGCTCAGGTCGTCGCCTTCATCACCGCCGTAGCCGCCGGAGCCATCCTGGCGATGCTCGCGGACACGATGATCCCGGAAGCTTTCGAAGAACACCATCTCCTTACCGGCCTTATCGCCGCTGTCGGTTTCCTGGCAGCCTTCACCGTCGACCAGGTGGGCGGCTGA
- a CDS encoding nuclear transport factor 2 family protein, whose amino-acid sequence MSTDPSNRGPASAVVDRHSVLRRYYAVLRGGADAYRDGRDLLPLLADDFVFEGPIAGRIAGGARFLHGVRGFIETVKDLTVLQTVTAADGAAVLYDAELPGGVVRFSEFFEFDGGKIRELRIQYDAADYLAKGGR is encoded by the coding sequence ATGAGCACCGATCCAAGCAACCGTGGACCCGCCAGCGCGGTCGTCGACCGCCACTCCGTCCTCCGGCGCTACTACGCGGTCCTGCGCGGTGGCGCGGACGCCTACCGCGACGGTCGCGACCTCCTGCCGCTGCTGGCCGATGACTTCGTGTTCGAAGGCCCCATCGCCGGCAGGATAGCCGGCGGCGCCAGGTTTCTTCACGGGGTACGGGGGTTCATCGAAACCGTCAAGGACCTCACTGTCCTGCAGACTGTCACCGCGGCGGACGGCGCGGCAGTGCTGTACGACGCCGAGCTGCCCGGGGGTGTGGTCCGGTTCTCCGAGTTCTTCGAGTTCGACGGCGGCAAGATCCGCGAACTTCGTATCCAGTACGACGCCGCAGACTACCTCGCCAAGGGCGGCCGCTAG
- a CDS encoding excinuclease ABC subunit UvrA — MSMPASTDPQPPGLHIADTHDLIRVQGARENNLKDVSVEIPKRRLTVFTGVSGSGKSSLVFATIAAESQRMINETYSAFVQGFMPSLSRPDVDLLEGLTTAIIVDQERMGSNPRSTVGTATDAHAMLRILFSRLGSPHIGPPTAFSFNVPTRKASGVMSTEKAGRVEKSVVHDVVYLGGMCPRCEGMGSVSDFDLTALYDDSKSLAGGALTIPGYSMDGWYGRIFSGSGFFDMDKPISKFTKKQLHDLLYKEPTKIKVEGINLTYEGLIPKIQKSMLSKDPESMQPHIRAFVDRAITFARCPECDGTRLSKEARSARIKGKNIAEVCTMQITDLAHWVRDLDEPSVAPLVGGLQHLLDSFAEIGLGYLSLDRPAGTLSGGEAQRTKMIRHLGSSLTDVTYVFDEPTIGLHPHDIERMNRLLLQLRDKGNTVLVVEHKPETIAIADHVIDLGPAAGSAGGEVVFEGTVAGLRGSATITGRHLDDRAALKASVRSSSRNLAVRGASTNNLRNVDVDIPLGVLCVLTGVAGSGKSSLINGSVAGRDGVVIIDQGAIRGSRRSNPATYSGLLEPIRKAFAKANGVKPALFSSNSEGACPGCNGAGVIYTDLGVMATMESTCEECEGKRFQASVLEFTLGGRNIAQVLAMPVSEAVEFFSAGDAKTPAAHKVLDRLSDVGLGYLSLGQPLTTLSGGERQRLKLATQMAEKGDVYILDEPTTGLHLADVENLLGLLDRLVDSGKSVIVIEHHQAVMAHADWIIDLGPGAGHDGGRVVFEGPPAELVAARSTLTGEHLAAYVGV; from the coding sequence ATGAGCATGCCCGCCAGCACCGACCCGCAGCCGCCGGGGTTGCACATAGCCGACACCCACGACCTGATCCGCGTGCAGGGCGCCCGCGAGAACAACCTCAAGGACGTCAGCGTCGAGATCCCCAAGCGCAGGCTGACGGTCTTTACCGGCGTTTCGGGGTCAGGAAAGAGCTCGCTGGTGTTCGCCACAATCGCCGCGGAGTCGCAGCGGATGATCAACGAAACCTACAGCGCCTTCGTGCAGGGTTTCATGCCCTCGCTGTCCCGGCCCGACGTCGACCTGCTCGAGGGACTGACGACGGCGATCATCGTCGACCAGGAGCGGATGGGATCCAACCCCCGGTCCACCGTCGGCACCGCCACCGACGCCCACGCCATGTTGCGGATCCTCTTCAGCCGGCTCGGCAGCCCGCACATCGGACCGCCCACGGCGTTCTCCTTCAACGTCCCGACCCGGAAAGCCAGCGGGGTGATGAGCACCGAGAAAGCCGGCCGGGTCGAGAAAAGCGTGGTCCACGATGTGGTCTACTTGGGCGGGATGTGCCCGCGCTGCGAGGGCATGGGTTCGGTGTCCGATTTCGACTTGACCGCCCTCTATGACGACAGCAAGTCACTGGCCGGGGGCGCCCTCACCATCCCCGGCTACAGCATGGACGGCTGGTATGGCCGGATCTTCAGCGGCTCCGGTTTCTTCGACATGGACAAGCCGATCAGCAAGTTCACCAAGAAGCAGCTGCACGACCTGTTGTACAAGGAACCGACCAAGATCAAGGTCGAGGGCATCAACCTCACCTACGAGGGCCTGATCCCGAAAATCCAAAAATCCATGCTGTCCAAGGATCCGGAGTCCATGCAGCCGCACATCCGCGCGTTCGTGGACCGGGCGATCACCTTCGCCAGGTGTCCCGAGTGTGACGGCACCCGGCTCAGCAAGGAGGCTCGGTCCGCCAGGATCAAGGGCAAGAACATCGCCGAGGTCTGCACGATGCAGATCACTGACCTGGCGCACTGGGTGCGGGACCTGGACGAACCGTCGGTGGCACCGCTGGTCGGCGGCCTGCAGCACCTCCTGGATTCCTTCGCCGAAATCGGCCTGGGCTACCTCTCCCTGGACCGGCCGGCGGGCACCCTGTCCGGCGGGGAAGCGCAGCGTACCAAGATGATCCGGCACCTGGGGTCCTCGCTCACCGACGTCACCTACGTGTTCGATGAGCCCACCATCGGCCTGCATCCGCATGACATCGAACGGATGAACCGGCTGCTGCTGCAGCTGCGGGACAAGGGCAACACCGTGCTCGTCGTCGAACACAAACCCGAGACCATCGCGATTGCCGACCACGTGATCGACCTCGGCCCGGCCGCCGGCAGCGCCGGCGGCGAGGTGGTCTTCGAGGGCACCGTGGCAGGGCTTCGGGGGAGTGCCACCATCACCGGGCGGCACCTGGATGACCGCGCCGCGCTCAAGGCCTCCGTGCGTTCCTCCTCCCGGAACCTGGCGGTGCGGGGAGCATCGACAAACAACCTGCGGAACGTCGACGTCGACATTCCACTTGGGGTGCTGTGCGTGCTCACCGGCGTCGCCGGTTCCGGCAAGAGCTCGCTGATCAACGGCTCGGTGGCGGGACGGGACGGCGTCGTCATCATCGACCAGGGCGCGATCCGCGGCTCCCGGCGCAGCAACCCCGCCACGTACAGTGGGCTGCTTGAGCCGATCCGGAAGGCGTTTGCCAAGGCCAACGGCGTCAAACCGGCGCTCTTTAGCTCCAACTCCGAGGGAGCCTGCCCCGGCTGCAACGGTGCGGGAGTGATTTATACCGACCTCGGCGTCATGGCCACGATGGAGTCCACCTGCGAGGAATGTGAAGGCAAACGCTTCCAGGCGTCGGTGCTGGAGTTCACCCTGGGTGGGCGGAACATCGCCCAGGTCCTGGCGATGCCCGTGAGTGAGGCGGTGGAATTCTTCAGCGCGGGGGACGCGAAGACACCGGCGGCGCACAAGGTCCTTGACCGGCTGTCCGACGTCGGCCTCGGCTACCTCAGTCTGGGGCAGCCGCTCACCACGCTGTCCGGCGGCGAGCGGCAGCGGCTGAAGCTGGCAACCCAGATGGCCGAGAAGGGCGACGTTTACATCCTCGATGAACCAACGACGGGCCTGCACCTGGCCGACGTCGAAAACCTCCTGGGGCTGCTGGACCGGCTGGTCGATTCCGGCAAGTCGGTGATCGTGATCGAGCACCACCAGGCGGTGATGGCGCACGCCGACTGGATCATTGACCTTGGGCCCGGGGCCGGGCACGACGGCGGCCGGGTCGTCTTCGAGGGCCCGCCCGCGGAACTGGTGGCGGCGCGCTCCACCCTCACCGGGGAACACCTGGCCGCGTACGTCGGAGTGTGA
- a CDS encoding type III polyketide synthase, with protein MTVYLRSLETAVPPTVLIQSEARDVFAAQPGLSRLGSRLISTCFDSAAIDTRYTAVSELTTGSRAENPQFFDPGTGQLLSPSTKVRNDIFAVEATKLFIEAAEKAVAASPGIDPGDITHLVTVSCTGFFNPGPDYKIVRALGLNPSVQRYHLGFMGCYAAFPALRAAKSFCDADPEAVVMVVCAELCSLHVRTSNDPDTIMGSALFADGAAAAIISARDFPGQPALMTLDHFETVLTPVGEEAMAWNIGDEGFEMVLGTYVPHIIDDHVVGALEPLLSRDDSLAGLPYRDIQHWAIHPGGRSILDKVQTRLDLSDDQLVPARETLRNYGNMSSATVLFVIRHILDLPAGTGPAAAGDAGAERICSMAFGPGLTVETALFTRLPAPPADQPDPDAALAAALRPASALA; from the coding sequence ATGACGGTCTACCTGAGGTCCCTTGAAACTGCTGTTCCGCCCACCGTGCTGATCCAGTCCGAAGCCCGGGACGTGTTCGCCGCCCAGCCGGGATTGAGCCGGCTGGGATCCCGGCTCATCAGTACGTGTTTCGACTCGGCAGCCATCGACACCCGCTACACCGCAGTGAGCGAGCTGACCACCGGCAGCAGGGCCGAGAATCCGCAGTTTTTTGACCCCGGCACCGGCCAGTTGCTGAGCCCGAGCACCAAGGTGCGGAACGACATCTTCGCCGTCGAGGCCACCAAACTCTTTATTGAGGCAGCGGAGAAGGCGGTCGCCGCGTCCCCGGGCATCGATCCCGGCGACATCACGCATCTGGTGACGGTTTCCTGCACCGGGTTTTTCAACCCCGGTCCCGACTACAAGATTGTCCGGGCGCTCGGGCTCAATCCGTCCGTCCAGCGCTACCATCTCGGTTTCATGGGCTGCTACGCCGCCTTCCCTGCCCTCCGGGCGGCAAAGTCCTTCTGCGACGCCGACCCGGAAGCAGTGGTGATGGTGGTCTGTGCCGAGCTGTGTTCCCTGCACGTGCGGACCTCCAACGATCCGGACACCATTATGGGTTCGGCCTTATTCGCCGACGGCGCTGCTGCCGCGATCATCAGCGCCCGAGACTTCCCGGGCCAGCCGGCGCTGATGACCCTGGACCACTTCGAGACGGTCCTGACGCCGGTCGGTGAGGAAGCGATGGCCTGGAACATCGGCGACGAAGGCTTTGAGATGGTCCTGGGGACCTACGTTCCGCACATCATCGACGACCATGTCGTCGGTGCCCTCGAACCGCTTTTGTCCCGGGACGACTCGCTGGCCGGACTTCCCTATCGTGACATCCAGCACTGGGCCATCCATCCCGGCGGCCGCAGCATCCTGGACAAGGTCCAGACCCGGCTGGATCTCAGCGACGACCAGCTGGTCCCGGCCCGCGAAACGCTGCGCAACTACGGCAACATGAGCAGCGCCACGGTGCTCTTCGTGATCCGGCACATCCTGGACCTCCCGGCAGGAACCGGCCCTGCGGCGGCCGGCGACGCCGGCGCGGAACGTATCTGCTCGATGGCGTTCGGGCCCGGGCTGACGGTGGAAACCGCGCTCTTCACCAGGCTTCCGGCGCCGCCGGCGGATCAGCCGGACCCGGATGCGGCACTGGCCGCTGCGCTCCGGCCCGCGTCGGCCCTGGCCTGA
- a CDS encoding class I SAM-dependent methyltransferase — protein MLLLPARAVDAVEEMDREDCEPVRLDRTYAQFSLVNRAVSGWRGIYLRQLRPLLTRERVTTLLDIGCGGGDVPVQLSRWAERDGLRLEITGIDPDPRAAAFAARRSRSGVVFRRQTSTELLAAGERYDVVVSNHVLHHLSPEVLPRFLAESAALSTGAVLHNDLRRSAAAFALFSVGALPFRGSYIRQDGLTSIRRSYTPDELRAAAPPGWAVLPGFPYRNVLIHRATTSGEPNSRAGA, from the coding sequence GTGCTCCTGCTGCCGGCCCGCGCCGTAGACGCCGTCGAGGAAATGGACCGGGAGGACTGTGAACCGGTCCGGCTGGACCGGACCTACGCCCAGTTCTCCCTGGTCAACCGGGCGGTCTCCGGCTGGCGTGGCATCTACCTGCGGCAGCTGCGACCGCTGCTCACCCGGGAGAGGGTGACCACCCTGCTGGACATCGGCTGCGGCGGCGGCGACGTCCCGGTGCAGTTGTCCCGCTGGGCGGAGCGGGACGGGCTGCGCCTGGAGATCACCGGCATCGACCCGGACCCGCGGGCCGCCGCGTTCGCCGCCCGGCGGAGCCGCTCCGGCGTGGTCTTCCGGCGGCAAACCTCCACGGAGTTGCTGGCCGCCGGTGAGCGCTACGACGTCGTGGTCTCCAACCATGTGTTGCACCACCTGAGCCCCGAGGTTCTCCCGCGTTTCCTGGCCGAATCGGCCGCGCTGAGCACCGGCGCCGTTCTCCACAACGACTTGCGGCGCAGCGCGGCCGCCTTTGCGCTGTTTTCCGTCGGCGCCCTGCCGTTCCGCGGCTCCTACATCCGGCAGGACGGCTTGACCTCCATCCGGCGCAGCTACACACCGGACGAATTACGGGCCGCCGCTCCCCCAGGCTGGGCTGTACTCCCCGGCTTTCCGTACCGCAACGTGCTGATCCACCGCGCAACCACTTCGGGGGAACCGAACAGTCGGGCCGGCGCGTGA
- a CDS encoding NAD(P)/FAD-dependent oxidoreductase: MSDVLILGGGPVGLFMAALLLEQGIRVRVLEQRHEPEQHSRAIGIHPPALEALARVGVDQELVRLGVPIRRGVALNGGSTLAGMSFAGVSKRYPFVLSLPQGCTEAVLRRRVQQLDPEALDRGVRVTGLQNDGRQVSVEALRDGRAAGYSAPLVIAADGVRSAARAALGVPLRGKEYPDRYLMGDFADSTAFGPDAALFLARDGIVESFPLPGKLRRWVVRLGPHDADAAGAGTNGSPADAGWLAGEVERRTGIGIDAASNSMLSGFGVRSRVVRRMVTGRCVLIGDAAHEISPIGGQGMNLGLLDALALAPLVPGLIAGGRSGVPAFERRRMRQAARAARQSEINMALGRPLPGGLLAARNGAVAAVGAVPAVNRFAARRFTMQ; encoded by the coding sequence GTGAGTGACGTCCTCATCCTCGGCGGCGGGCCCGTCGGGCTCTTCATGGCCGCGCTGCTGCTGGAGCAGGGAATCAGGGTGCGGGTGCTCGAACAGCGCCATGAACCGGAACAGCACTCCCGGGCCATCGGCATCCACCCGCCCGCCCTGGAGGCGCTTGCCCGGGTAGGCGTGGACCAGGAACTCGTCCGCCTGGGCGTTCCGATCCGCCGCGGCGTCGCGCTCAACGGCGGCAGTACGCTGGCCGGCATGTCCTTCGCGGGCGTCTCCAAGCGGTACCCGTTTGTGCTCTCACTGCCGCAGGGCTGCACGGAAGCGGTGCTCCGGCGGCGGGTGCAGCAGCTTGACCCGGAGGCCCTTGACCGCGGGGTGCGCGTGACCGGCCTTCAGAACGACGGCCGCCAGGTTTCCGTAGAGGCGCTACGGGACGGACGTGCGGCCGGATACTCCGCGCCGCTCGTGATCGCAGCCGACGGTGTCCGGTCAGCTGCCCGCGCCGCGCTCGGAGTCCCGCTGCGGGGCAAGGAGTACCCGGACCGGTATTTGATGGGCGACTTCGCCGACAGCACGGCGTTCGGCCCCGACGCGGCACTGTTCCTGGCCCGTGACGGCATCGTCGAATCGTTCCCCCTGCCGGGAAAGCTGCGCCGCTGGGTCGTCCGGCTGGGGCCACACGACGCGGACGCGGCCGGCGCCGGGACGAACGGCTCCCCAGCCGACGCCGGGTGGCTGGCCGGGGAGGTGGAGCGGCGGACCGGAATCGGGATTGATGCCGCCAGCAACAGCATGCTCAGCGGTTTCGGAGTGCGCTCGCGCGTGGTCCGCCGGATGGTCACCGGCCGCTGCGTGCTGATCGGCGACGCGGCGCACGAGATCAGCCCGATCGGGGGCCAGGGCATGAACCTGGGCCTGCTCGACGCCCTCGCACTGGCGCCGCTGGTGCCGGGGCTCATAGCCGGCGGCCGCAGCGGCGTCCCGGCGTTCGAACGGCGCCGGATGCGCCAGGCAGCCCGGGCAGCGCGGCAGTCCGAAATCAACATGGCGCTGGGACGGCCGCTGCCGGGAGGGCTGCTGGCCGCCCGCAACGGTGCGGTGGCAGCCGTTGGCGCCGTCCCGGCCGTCAACCGCTTTGCGGCCCGGCGCTTCACTATGCAGTGA
- a CDS encoding nuclear transport factor 2 family protein — translation MTFPAPLECVLGLLRAIETGGGAEALGPFLAGDFVLTEAPHLLAPQGSTRNRSEVLDGAERSGEVVSGQRFEILRSTCEGGRVVVEAEWSATAEMDLPYWDRGDEIRARTASVFEVLNGRITSQHSYDCYYQPA, via the coding sequence ATGACCTTCCCCGCACCCCTTGAATGCGTCCTGGGCCTGTTGCGGGCCATTGAAACCGGGGGCGGCGCCGAGGCACTGGGTCCGTTTTTGGCCGGCGACTTCGTGCTGACGGAAGCACCCCATCTGCTGGCGCCGCAGGGGTCGACCCGGAACCGTTCGGAAGTGCTGGACGGTGCCGAGCGCAGCGGTGAGGTTGTTTCCGGGCAGCGGTTCGAGATCCTGCGGAGCACCTGCGAGGGCGGCAGGGTGGTCGTTGAGGCCGAGTGGTCCGCGACGGCGGAAATGGACCTGCCGTATTGGGACAGGGGGGATGAGATCCGGGCACGCACCGCCTCGGTGTTTGAGGTCCTGAACGGCCGGATCACCAGCCAGCACAGCTACGACTGCTACTACCAGCCGGCCTAG
- a CDS encoding peptide deformylase, with product MSVPMSAETRNTAPHTTYSTERIRETVHQVLDSEVLPPIVQAGHPVLRHQAAPFTGQLDDAELVRLIDLMRRVMHKAPGVGLAAPQLGIPLQIAVLEDTFDVGPEVAAARGREPLPFFAMLNPVYEPLGPGYKAFYEGCLSVNGLQAVVRRPESVRLEYTAPDGSARQRDFTGWQARIVQHETDHLRGILYVDRAELRSLSNNAEYAARWAQPDISYARQELGFLPGAAADDSEPGTPNAG from the coding sequence ATGTCTGTTCCGATGTCCGCAGAGACCAGAAACACCGCCCCCCACACCACGTACAGCACCGAGCGCATCCGGGAAACGGTGCACCAGGTCCTGGACTCCGAGGTGCTGCCGCCCATCGTCCAGGCCGGGCACCCGGTGCTCCGGCACCAGGCGGCGCCGTTCACCGGCCAGCTCGACGACGCCGAACTCGTGCGCTTGATCGACCTGATGCGCCGGGTCATGCACAAGGCTCCCGGGGTCGGCCTCGCCGCGCCGCAGCTCGGTATCCCGCTGCAGATCGCCGTCCTTGAGGACACGTTCGACGTCGGCCCCGAGGTTGCCGCGGCCCGCGGCCGCGAACCGCTTCCGTTCTTCGCCATGTTGAATCCGGTATACGAGCCGCTGGGGCCGGGGTATAAGGCGTTCTACGAAGGCTGCCTCTCGGTGAACGGACTGCAGGCAGTGGTCAGGCGGCCGGAGTCGGTGCGGCTGGAGTACACCGCACCGGACGGTTCGGCCCGGCAGCGGGACTTCACCGGCTGGCAGGCGCGCATTGTGCAGCACGAGACGGACCACCTGCGCGGCATCCTCTATGTGGACCGCGCGGAGCTGCGCTCGCTCAGCAACAACGCTGAATACGCGGCACGCTGGGCTCAGCCGGATATCAGCTACGCCCGGCAGGAACTGGGGTTCCTGCCGGGCGCAGCTGCTGATGATTCGGAGCCTGGTACCCCGAACGCGGGTTAG